ATGACAGAGTAACCCACATTATGTCATCAGTCAAGGGAGGCTGGGGCACAGTGTATGGGGCATTACTAGGAGCAATGGGAACCTAGAGAAGGAAATCTGACCTAGCTATCAGAAGTATCTTAGGGTGTACCAGGGCTTTGTCCTTAACCTTTATTATGCTCAAACCTTTGATAATCTTGTCTAGTCTCAGCTATAAACACCAACTCTGTGTGGatgattctgaaattttcctgtcCAGCCCAGAACTCTTTCTTGTTTTCTAGACTTGTGTATCCAGTAGGAGTAGTATTCTGCATCTCCATATGGACATCAAACAGGTATATCTGACTTCATATGGGTACAACTGAGCTACTAATGATCCTACTTTCCAACAAACCAGTTCTGCTTTCAGCCTTTCTCATCTCAATTGATGGCAATTCCTGTTGCTCAGTCCAAAAATTTCAGAGtgatcctttattttttttctctcatcccACATTCACTCTGCCAGCAAATATCATTGGTTCTACCTTCAAAATCCAACCACTTATCATCACCTCCATTGCTATTATCAAGTTTGAACTACCATCATGTCTAACATGGGATATTACAGTAACCCCTTACTGGTCTCCCTGCTTtcactctttctcctttctgtgtaTTCTCAACATAGAAGTCGGAGCAATTCTGTTAAAATTTTGAGtcaagccaggcacaatggtgcaggTCTGCAATCCTAGCAGCTTAGAAGACTTTGGCAGaacgatcacaagttcaaagccacactaagcaaattagcaagaccctgtatcaaaaaatattttttttaaaaaagggatagggatgtggttcagtggttaagcacccctgagatcaatccctggtacctaataacaacaacaacaacaacaataataatgatggtgatgatatttGAGTCAGATATGTCTATCCTCTGCTCAGATCCTTCCAAAAGATCTTGGAGTAAAAATTGCAATCCTTCCAATGCCCTACAGTACCCTGCACAATCTGGCCTCTTGTTGCCTCTATATGCTCAGTATTTTTCCTACTTGCTTACAACACAACATCCCCAATCATCTTATTATTGTtcctgaaatagaaaaagaatactCCTCTATTAGGGTCTTCCCTGCCTTATGCCCTTCTCTCTGCCTGGGATACCCTTCCCTTATATATCTGCCCAGTTAACTACTTTACCTTCTTCAAGTCTTTGCTCAAGTGTTACCTCAGTGGCCTCTGTACTTTCCACTCTAATAcctttttctaatgttttctttttcccaaagTAGGCCTTACCCCCATACTTCCATACTTctgctttatatttttctcatagtGCTAAGAACTAACATACCATTTAATTTgcttatttctaaaaatgttttaactatCCTCTTCTACTAGAATATAAACTCCAGGAGGGTAAAGATTTTGTGTTGGTTTGTTTACTGGTGGATCCCCGACACTTAGAACAGTGTTGGCCTACAATAAGTACTTGATAAATATtagttgaaagaataaatgaaaggatGCCTGAGTTAAAACTAGAAAGTGAAAGGATGTAATACAGAagaaggggtgaagaagggcATTCCAATCAGAAGAGGCATTAACAAAGTCTCAGAGGTAAGAGAACAACAAAATGAGGGGACCAAAAGTGATTTGGAATAGCCAGAGGAAAATGCAtgtagggaagaagagagagcatAAATATCACTATGTGAATGGCATTGCATATCATTCCAAGGAGCTTCAACTCTTCTATAGACCAGGGGTCTACAAACTTTGGACTCAACATACCTAATCAGTACAGATGATTAAGCATGTATCTCCaatctttgtatatttatttgtgaGATATATATTATTGTGAGCCTGCATATTGAAATCAGTAAGGGTAAagcttaattttctattttttaaaattagttgtagttgaacacaatgtctttattttatttatttttatttagtgctgaggctcgaacccagctcctcgcatgtgctaggtgagcgctctaccactgagccacaaccccagtcccttaatttcctatttttaagaTAAGAATAATCATAAAAATGTTGTATTCCATTCCCTTGCCCTGTATATCTTCTTGAATATCTTACTGTAGAGGCCACTGCTCCAGAGTCTACATAATAGGGAAAAAGATGTTTAAGCAAGGGAGCAATATTGTCCGATTTTTAGAAAAATCCCTATAGTGGTCAGTATGGAGAAAGAATTAAAGGGGAAcaagagagaaatggaaattaagaagaaattatGTTGTAATGGATTAAAGAAGTGGCAGTGGGTAAAGGAAAATGGATTTAAGAGAGATTATAAAGATTTGCAGTTTGAAGATGATTTGCCTGTGAGATTGTGGTATTTGTGGACTCATGGTGGATGTGTCTCATGTACCTTTCCTGCAAAATCCCAGCCTAAGTAAACATTGAGAGACCTGAAAGTTCTAGAATTGATTCACAGACCaatatagaacactgaagagaAGTTCCGAGAGTCTGCATTATTAGCTTAGAGAGACAGTAGACCCAGTGGTTATGACCATGAAGATAGAAACAGCCCCCCCCACAAATCCCAACATACTACTTACATGACTTTAGACTAGTAACTATATTTTTGTCTCAATTTCCACATAGACACaatgaaaatgaatagaaatggAAACTCTCTACCTCATGAAggttttgtgagaattaaatgggtTAATACATGTAAAGTGTTTGGAACAGTGCTTGTCACATGGTAAGTACTTAATAAAAGccagaattatttaatatttttgagcgAATGAGTAACAGTACCTATATATCTTGTTTTCCTTCAACTCTTACAGATTTCCAGCGTTCCAGACCGTGACTGTTATCAGTCAGGCTCTCTGCTTTCCTATCTCTAAGTTATTTCTCCTGGAATTCCCTTATTCTCGAATATCCTGCATCATATCTGCATGTACTTCAATATGGACCACAAAGACTTCCTCCCCCACAAAGCCTTTCCAGTGTCATCCTTCCCACCTTCTCTAGCCATAAATGAACTCTCCATCCAGCTCCCGGAACACTAGAACTCACCACACTGAACAAGTACTCTCTTTGTCTGACTCCTCTTCTAGACCAGCAACTGTCTACATATCTTTTATCCTGAAGACCTGGAATGAACATGTGCTTTATGCCAGGCCCTGTGTTAAAAACTATCCCCAACAGAAGTCCAGTAAACTTTAAGTGAATTGACTAAATTGGCATCTTTTTGCCATAATGACTCAGCTCTCTAAGCCTCCCAGTCAAGTCCTTGTCTTGTGCTGTTGTTATAGACCCATAGATTGACTCTTCCCCAACTCTATTCCTACTACCCACATTCCAGTAATACCTGCTAATTGTTTTTGATATATCTCAAGATACTTCTCACCTTCCTGCCTTTCTTTGTGCTCTTTCATCTTTAGGAACACCTCCCTCTTCTacaccttttttatttctcttggccCAATATCACTTTTACCTTGTAAGATCCAGTTCAGATGTCATCTCCATTAGGAGGCCTGTTTTGAAATCCCTGGCAGGATCAGGCCCTTCCTATAAGCTCCTATAGTTCCCCCACACACTGTCTTTTGTTAAGCATTGATCACCCCTTAATGTCGTGTATGCCATCATGTCCCCAACTGAGCTAGAGCACTATTAGTCTATAGGCTATTTCTCATTCATTTGGGACCCAAGTATAGGGCTTGGCACATGGTAAATGTTAgagaaatttttataatatatgaaatCTGGCCTCTTCAGATCTTGGGGCTGAGATGTGTATAGTTGTTGTAAAAAACCATATTGAGGACTTACCCACAAAATCTTCCATCATCTGAGGActgtggtggggggagggggccaaGCGCAACAGCTCCTCACCCCGGGGAACAGTCGGATAGTTGATGGCTTGCACATAGATGCCATGCTTGGAGAGCAAGAGATCACAGATCTTGCTGTTGAGAGCTGCATCACCCACCTGGGCCCAAGAGAAAGAACTTTCAGTACCTGCTACCCTGGACCCACCATCATGAGTTCCATTGAGCAAGTGAAGGTAATCAGATCAAGGAACAGCACTTTGGGGACTTTGTTTTCATAAAGGATTTCTTAAGTGGCAGCTCCAGAATTTCTATCAAGGAGATGCTCAACAATTGAAATTGAAGGAGGGGTGGAAGTGAGGCCTTGTCTTGAAGCTGTTTGCAAAGCAACTACATTGGTTAACTTGGAGTAGTTCCCAGTGAGAAGACAAACCTACCAAATTCACTTCTGAGatgctttaaaaacaacaacaacaacaaaaagtattttgaaaagcaGTCTTTCAAGAGAATATTGGGTTATCCTACGGCAGTTACTACAGTTGGATCTCAACCCATAGGTTCTACATCAGGGATTCAACCAACTCAGatcaaaaacatatatttttaaaaaaattgggtaCATCATGAACATGTACAGAATTTTTCTTGCTATTCCCCAAACAATATAGTTTAATAactatatagcatttacattgtgttagatattataagtaatctagtgATGACTTAAAGCATATGGGAGTATTGCagagattatatgcaaatactgtgccattttatataaggaacttgaacaATCAGATTTTTGGTATTGATGGATggttctggaaccaatccccaTGGGTATTGAGAGATGACTATACTTTTCATCTACAAAATTGTCACAACTAAGTATCCTTTCTTCACCTTGACTTACTGACTCACACAaatatatgtcatttaaaaaacaagtagCAATTCACTATTAAAGGCTGTAAACATGCAAACATAGTTGGGGATACAAAATAGCACCTAGTTATGTGGCTTTGGATTTTACTTTCCTGACCTCAATTCTCAGTAATTAACACATTTTTACtttacattcacacacacacacacacacacacacacacacacatacacgtataAAACAACAAATTCCTCACAAACTGATACCTTTTACTATGGTGTGCTCCTACATTTCctattctatatttttctaattttttaatgaaagttaaTAATCCACCAAGCTGATTATGTAACACACTATTGCTCTTAATGAACTATTTGAAAAACACTGAGTTATAGGCTCTAAGTACTCAATATTGTGAGGCTCAGGACAGTCTAATAATCATGAGGTAATAGGTGATGCACAAAAAAGATTTGTTAATCCAGAATGGCTGATAAGTTttcaaaagggggaaaaaccTGGAAATAAGGAGGATGTTCACAGGAAAACAGAGCAGAAGACAAGAGCTGGTGTGGGTTTGCTTAGGGTGAGAAGGCTTTCAGAAGAGATAGGTGGGGAGGGCAGTGGAGAGGGTGGGGCTCTCACCCGGATGGGAATGATGTGGCTGGGGCAGGGGATGACTGGAAGGCCCCTGTCCATTAGTAGCTGGCGCATGTGCTTGACATTCCGCTGGTGGGCCCTCCTCAGGGCTTGGCCCTCCTCTCCCTTGAGCAGACGCACAGATTCTAGAGCCCCAGAGAGCACCATGGGGGGCAGTGAAGTGGTGAAGATGAAGCCTGCTGCGTAAGAGCGTACCATGTCCACCAAGTCACGAGTGCTGGCGATATAGCCACCCACACAGCCAAAGGCCTTGCCTGGAGACAGGTAGGAGAAAGATTCACACCCTGTAATCAGTAAACATTCGCTAGAAGAAGAGGATCATTCCCCAGGCAACACAAGGAAATAAACCAGAAGCTGGGGCTCTAAATTCCCTTCCCAAGCCTCTGCTCACCTCTTCTGTCCATGACAAGGCAGACAGCTAATAATTCTGTGGCTCTGAGATAGGACTTTCAAGTCATGCCATATGTAATGATTAGATAGGCAGGAGCAGGGTGGGGACATTTAGCTGTTTAGGGCAAGGAGTTGAGCTAAAATGAAGCTTGGGGCTGTATGGGGGGAGGGAAACAgctcttcatttatttaagttGAACCTGGCTATTTGGCCTAGCTTCTGAAGATttggggaggaagaagaaaaggggtCTCGTCTCTGGAATTGCACATAAGAAAGGCCCAAGATATTCACTTACCAAGAGTTCCAGAGACTATATCAATCTTGTGCATAATTCCATCACGCTCGCCAATCCCAGCACCCCTGGTCCCATACAGTCCTACAGCATGGACCTCATCCACGAAGGTCAGGGCCCCATACTGGTGGGCCACATCACACAACTCCTCAAGAGGACAGATGGCACCTGGGTAAAGCCAAGGGATATGGGTAAGGGATCATAACCCATCCCAGTTCTATCTCCAGTGGGGAATTCCCCATTCATACCTACTTTGTATTGGAAAAGGGTATTATATAGAGAGAGGAGTGTGTGCACCCACACTTGGGGCTATTCCAAatcacctgcaccccacccacaCCCTaactctatgtgtgtgtgtgtgtgtgtgtgtgtgtgtgtgtgtgtgtgtgtgtgtgagtgtgtgtgtgtggggggggttccCAAGCCTGGGATCAAGGCTTGGctctctgtgtttatttttactcCATTCTGACTGGCTAGCCTTTTGTTTCTACCATTCTTAGcaacttttgaattttttctcctGTAATTCTGTGTGTTTGTTATTCTGTGTTGGGTTGGCACTAGCCTGTATGATGCCTTTGTTTAAATAAGTTGAAAAAGTCATCTTTTGCTCTAGCTTAATACAATTCTAATTTCATTTGCCACTCAATTTTTTTGTACAGGTATTACTAAGAGTCCTGTCAATATATTTATTCTTCACCAACCCTCTCTGTTTGTCTTTCCAGATTTCTGTCACTATATCCTTTTCTGTGTTCACTCCCATCTTTGTTTCTATGCCTCTAGTTTTCTGACTCTGCCTTtgttttcctctctcctcttccctccctctcttcctctttctctgcctcaTTTCCCTCTCTTCTTACTGGTGGAGTTTCTTTTTGTCTGTCCAGACTTTCTTTCTCAGTATCCTTATATCTCTTTCTGAGTTTGcattttggcatctttgtcttttctgtgtcTCTATGGGAGTGTTTTTCTTACTTCTATCAATATAGTTCCCTGAGGGACTCTTTCCTCAAGCTTGGTCATAATCTATCAAATGATAGCAAATTAAAAGTAATATGTATATCCCCTTCCATTGTTCTTACAGACttaccatttttttcctattattctaGACATCATCTATGTTGAAAGTTTTTGTAAGGTCTTTGGATGGCTGTGAATCTCTTATATATACTTTGTGGTCACTCTGCATATTATAAGAACCCACAGCTTTTTGCCATTCCCCATTTCTGTACTCCCTGGGAATTACTGATATACAGGGAGTTAGAATACAGAAGAGACTTCTGCAGGTGGAAACGGGCTCCAGACCAGGGTTAAAGTATGTGAGCAATTGATAGGACAACATAAGAGGAGCCATGTATAGGAAGTAGATCCTGAGATAAAGAAGACAATGGGATGGTTCAAATATTTCAGTGGGAGAGATTCTGCTCTAGAATTGAGAGTTTTGGCAGAACTTCCTCcaatacaaaacaacaaaataaaacaaaacaaaagcaaaattcatTTGCAAACGTGAGTAGTATGAATCCCAACATGGTTTCTACTAGAGAATTAATTTGAATAGTCTTAAGTGTTAGAAATACACAAATACAATGATTTTACTTTATTGCTGATTGTAGATATGTGGGAGTGGGCATGATCAGTAAGTTCCttacatatattaactcatttaattctcaaagctATTCTATTATTGTTACCTCTATTTTGCAAATAAGGCAACGGAGACACAGAGCACTTAAGAAACTTGCCTAAGTTATAAATTGTTAAACTGGAATTTGAACATGGACAGTTTGGTATCAGAGGCTGCACACATAATTATTACATGATGCTGATGGTATGTAACATTAACTAAATTAGGGAATACTAAGGAAATACTCCTGTCTCATTTGGGGAAGTGAcatattgaaatgaaataaaaacctcttCCCTTAAATAACATCAGAAGGGGATGCCTAAAACATATAACTTCTGCTTAATAGGGCCAGCAACAGAAactttggggctttttttttcaattggaagaagaaagaaggtaaGAGAGTAaagttatttatttctatgaaagcataataaagttttatctctattttttatagcCAGATACTTTACCTTGGGGAAAAATGAAGCTCAAAGATTCAAAGAGTTACCCAAATTTAAATGTGTTAAAATGACTTGAAAACCTGGTTTGATTTCAAAGCTTCATAACAGATCTTGGAAAATGTCCTAGACAATGTGAAATTTTCCATTGTAGAAATCAAACACTGGGATAATTGATTTGCATGTCATTTCTAATAGAAGGAGTGTCTCGCAAGGGAATTGGAGTTATATGTCCTAGAGTGAAATTACTCATTTGGCACCAATTTTCTATACCACTGAAGACAAATTTGATGCCATCTTTAAACTTTAGTTCTTTACCTGTAAGATGAGTGTAATAGCTTCTTCCATCTTTTGGCATATATTAACCATGTAACCCTGAGTAAATTACTTCAGCCAGGCGTGGTgctccatgcctgtaatcccagtgattcaggaggctgaggcaggaggattgtaagttcaaggccagcctcagcaatttagtgaagccctaagcaatttagtgagaccctgtctcaaaatagaacatcaaaagggctaaggatgtatcttggtagttaagcatccctgagttcaatccctattagtaaaaaacaacaacaaaattactGTTTCCTCatgtaaaaaaattgaaataataacagTATTTACTTTATAGAACTGTTGTGATGATTAAGTGAATTAATACATGAACTATACTGATAATTTTGCTTTTCACACCTTGTGAATGTTAGTTGTCATGATTATCATCATAATCATGGATTTTGTAAGACTAATACTAGTAAAATACACTcactcacacatatacataccaTCCATGGAGTGAACAGTCTCAAAAGCCACAATTTTGGGTGTCTTAGGGTTGGACTTCTCAAGAAGTTTCTTCAGGTGGTCAGGGTCATTATGCCTAAAGACAAACTTGGCTGCTCCACTGTTCCGAATACCTTGGATCATAGAAGCATGGTTGCCTGCATCTGAATAAATCTCACACCCTGAGGAACAAGATTTATAATTCTTAAGCTTCTGTCTCAGTAATCCTATTTCAACCTTCAGATCTGATCTGGCAGGGGAAGGAAATCAACCCCCTCTTCACACTGAAGACTCTGCTCTGCTTTTTCCTCCTCTGGAAGCCTTTGTGAAACCTCTCTCCTTTGGAAGAGCTCCCCTGCCCTGAAATTCTGACCCTAATATTCTTTCCTACATTCATTTCCAACTATGGTCTGGCCTCTGACTGTCTTGGGGTACAGAAAATTTAATTTCCAGGAAGCTTTAGAATTTCTTGAGGACAGAGCCTAGGTTTATTCTCCTTAATACTTAAGATCAATACTTGGAaagggatttatcccagggaatGCTTGAAGACTTTGACTGATTCTGGATTCTTTCTGGTCTAGATAAAATCCCCCATCTTCCAGGTAGCATCCATCTTTTATAGTTATAGGCATAGATACCTATCCAGCTTTCACTGTTGGAATAATATGCACAGGACATGTGAGAACAAGAAGGTAGTTAATGACTATGGGATCCCCTTTACTATATAGGGGAGAAAGCTAACCTCCAGAGAGAGAAAGGCATTTTTCTAGAACCTGAGGAATACCGGAATACAGGGACTTTTACTGGGCAATGCTGGGAGTGTTGGTAGGGTGGGAAATTGGTGGAGGGAGTTGATTCCTGGACCCTCACTTTGTACTGATATCAAGGAACTCTTATCCCTTTCATAAGAGTAAGAGaatttctacttaaaaaattGACTTATGGTTTCTTAGAGAACATGGCTTGAAAGATTGGGAGTTTCTTGGGAGCAGCAACAAcatctctttatctttttatCCCATGTATTCATTGTAAGGCTAAGTATACAGTATATGCTaggtaaatatttcttaattaacACAAAATGACTGATTTATaagtgaatgaatacataaataaatgaagaagtgaGAGGAAGATGTAAAAAGATGAGTGTTAAAAGATATGTAGAAGATGGATTACTGAGATCTTTAGAAGACATAATAGGGAGTTTAGATTAAGAGAAATGGGGCTCCATTCAAGGGTTATGACCAGTAGAGTGACAAAGATaggtttgcatttttaaaacatcattctGATTGCTGTAAAGAGTGAACTGTaggaaagcaaatataaaaatcaagaaaaagataTTGGTCTAAGACTAAGATGGTGGCAATAGAGATGGAACAAAGTTGAATTCTAAAGTTCAAGGAGGATGAGATTGACAAGAAAAACCTCAAAGATGTTCAGTTTATTGGGAGGTTATGAGTGACCTCAAAAAGTTTTTACCACTAAAAGTGATTTAGTGGTAAAAACATGTAGTATTGGTGATATATACTGTAAAGTAGTACACAGCAAGTATGGAAACTTCTTTCAAGCAGTTTGCCTgttataaggaaaagagaaataacatAGCTAGAGAGTGATGAGGGGTTGAGAATGATTTTTTAAGATGCAAGAAGCTTGAACAAGTTTAAAGACGGTGAGGGGCTGAAGATataggagaaagagaaagtgCTAATAGACCAAGTTTCATGAAGAGTTagtgggttggggctggggatgtggctcaagcggtagtgcgctcgcctagcatgcgtgcggcccgatcctcagcatcacatacaaacaaagatgttgtgtctgccgaaaactaaaaaaataaatattaaaattctctctctctttctctccctctctctctctctctctctctctctctctctctctctctcttttaaaaaaaaggagttacTGGGTAATGGAAGGAATAGTCAACAAGAAAAAGGACATCACTTCCAATATGACAGGAGggaaagagtaagaaaaaaataggtaagaATGATTGcttgtgaggggctggggttgtggctcagtggtagagcacttgcctagcatgtgtgaggcactgggttcaatcctcagcatcacataaaaataaataaaataaaggtattgtgtatctGCAACTacaatatagtttttaaatgtggctaatcatttaaaaagtgaagaaggAGTTAAAAGGTTTAGAgaggaaataaagttttaaaagctGTGAAGACATAGAAGTGTTATTAATGAGTGTTAAGATCCCAGTTGAGTTGGGAGGTGAGGAATTTATAGTTAGTCTTCTGAGTGTCTGTTCCCTGATGTTCCTCAGCTAGGCACAGAAGAGAAGAAGCAGAGGAATATAATTATCCAGTGTTGAGGGTTTACAAGGtgggaaagaaggaagaacaaTGGGAGCAAGTGAACTCAGAATAGAGGTTTGAGCAATGGCTGCAGTGTGACTGGATGCCATATTGCAGAACACCAGCCTTGAACAAAGCTCAGGCCTCAGGCTTACCTGGCAGGATCTTGGCCAAGGTGAAGAGAGTAGAGTCATTGGCCACAAAGCAGGAAGAGAAAAGCAGGGCTGAGTCCTTCTGGTGCAACTCAGCCAGCTCCTGCTCAAGTTCCACATGAAACTTACTGGTACCTGAGATGTTGCGAGTGCCACCAGCTCCAGCTCCATGACGCTGTAGGGTCTCCCTGGTCAGAAGAAAATGAAGGGAgatgaagagaagagaaaaacctTTGTCATGCACTGAGAAACTGGGTAGGTTTCCCTTTTGTGATGGGGGTCAGTGTTGATTTAGTGATCCTGTGTGAAATGTGTCCTATGTAACCAAGTAGAGGGGAGGATGATGAGGATAGGGAGACATGCTTCTTTCTTCCAGAGCT
This sequence is a window from Ictidomys tridecemlineatus isolate mIctTri1 chromosome X, mIctTri1.hap1, whole genome shotgun sequence. Protein-coding genes within it:
- the Alas2 gene encoding 5-aminolevulinate synthase, erythroid-specific, mitochondrial, which encodes MVAAAVLLQCCPVLARGPTGLLSKVIKTHQFLFGTGRCPILATQGPICSQIHLKATRAGGDSPSWAKGHCPFMLSELQDGKSKIVQKAAPEVQEDVKTFKTDLPISLASVNLMKPFFGPQDPEQISGKLTHLIENNMAGEHVFGYDQFFRDKIMEKKQDHTYRVFKTVNRWADAYPFAQHFSEASVASKDVSVWCSNDYLGMSRHPRVLQATQETLQRHGAGAGGTRNISGTSKFHVELEQELAELHQKDSALLFSSCFVANDSTLFTLAKILPGCEIYSDAGNHASMIQGIRNSGAAKFVFRHNDPDHLKKLLEKSNPKTPKIVAFETVHSMDGAICPLEELCDVAHQYGALTFVDEVHAVGLYGTRGAGIGERDGIMHKIDIVSGTLGKAFGCVGGYIASTRDLVDMVRSYAAGFIFTTSLPPMVLSGALESVRLLKGEEGQALRRAHQRNVKHMRQLLMDRGLPVIPCPSHIIPIRVGDAALNSKICDLLLSKHGIYVQAINYPTVPRGEELLRLAPSPHHSPQMMEDFVEKLMVAWTEVGLPLQDVSVAACNFCHRPVHFELMSEWERSYFGNMGPQYVTTYA